In Desulfuromonas sp., a single genomic region encodes these proteins:
- a CDS encoding proline dehydrogenase, whose product MSIFNYLVSKTIMHVPGPIVGYFAKGYIAGSKLEDAVRVSEDLNRQGVMTTIDILGEFIKTRDEAIFFKEQCLEILKAIREGEIEGNLSLKPTQMGLLLDREFAFENIREIVSFAHEFDSFVRIDMEDIECTDATIEFYDRLRDEFPKNVGVVLQSYLRRTAADIESLADKPMHYRLCKGIYNEPRTAAYKDPYIINRNFTRCLEKMFQHGAYVGIATHDEKLVFEAERLIEKYGLKPDQYEFQMLLGVDEPLRRIILAGGHRLRVYVPFGEAWLPYSKRRLKENPSIARHALLQMLRGNRGIS is encoded by the coding sequence GTGTCCATTTTCAATTACCTGGTCAGCAAGACCATCATGCACGTGCCCGGACCGATTGTCGGTTACTTTGCCAAGGGCTATATTGCCGGCTCGAAACTCGAAGATGCGGTTCGCGTTTCCGAAGATCTGAACCGGCAAGGAGTGATGACGACCATCGATATCCTCGGGGAGTTCATCAAGACCCGGGATGAGGCGATTTTTTTCAAGGAGCAGTGCCTCGAGATTCTCAAGGCGATCCGGGAAGGTGAGATCGAGGGCAACCTGTCGCTCAAGCCGACCCAGATGGGCCTGCTGCTCGACCGGGAGTTCGCCTTCGAGAATATCCGCGAAATCGTCAGCTTCGCCCATGAGTTCGACAGCTTCGTCCGGATCGACATGGAGGATATCGAGTGCACCGACGCGACCATTGAGTTCTACGATCGCTTGCGCGACGAGTTCCCGAAAAATGTCGGGGTCGTTCTCCAGTCGTACCTGCGTCGGACGGCGGCCGATATCGAATCGCTGGCCGACAAGCCGATGCACTACCGGCTCTGCAAGGGAATCTATAACGAACCGCGCACCGCCGCCTACAAGGATCCTTATATCATCAACCGCAACTTCACCCGCTGTCTCGAGAAGATGTTTCAGCATGGCGCTTATGTCGGCATTGCCACGCATGATGAGAAGCTGGTGTTTGAGGCGGAGCGGCTGATTGAAAAATACGGACTGAAGCCGGACCAGTACGAGTTCCAGATGCTGCTCGGTGTCGACGAACCGCTGCGCCGGATTATTCTTGCCGGCGGCCACCGCTTGCGGGTCTATGTTCCGTTCGGCGAGGCCTGGCTGCCGTACTCGAAGCGGCGGCTCAAGGAGAATCCGAGTATTGCCCGTCATGCCCTGTTGCAGATGTTGCGGGGCAACCGGGGGATCTCCTGA